The following proteins are encoded in a genomic region of Danio rerio strain Tuebingen ecotype United States chromosome 16, GRCz12tu, whole genome shotgun sequence:
- the mal2 gene encoding protein MAL2 (The RefSeq protein has 1 substitution compared to this genomic sequence), which yields MAETTNPAATSFPAPTISLPLGVEILRTYSGALICLEIVFGALVWILVASTNVSVPLLQGWVMFVSVTMFICSSAYLVLFLLGLADKINTDWNFIDMFYHFIALLFYFGAFLLEATVSSSAGVYGNTTCIQKPRGNIITFMDHREHNINVAATIFAFIVTACYACSMIMGFRRWRK from the exons ATGGCAGAAACAACGAACCCAGCCGCTACTTCGTTTCCAGCACCGACTATTTCTTTGCCTCTTGGTGTGGAAATATTGAGAACGTATTCTGGAGCCCTTATTTGTTTGGAAGTT GTGTTTGGAGCACTGGTGTGGATTTTAGTAGCATCGACAAACGTGTCTGTGCCACTGTTGCAGGGATGGGTGATGTTCGTGTCAGTGACCATGTTCATTTGTTCATCTGCATACCTTGTCTTGTTTCTGCTGGGGTTGGCTGACAAGATTAACACCGACTGGAATTTCATA GACATGTTCTACCATTTCATCGCTTTGCTgttttattttggtgcatttttaCTGGAAGCTACAGTTTCTTCTTCTGCGGGTGTATATGGAAACACCACATGTATACAGAAACCCCGTGgcaatataataacatttatggATCATCGAGAACACAACATTAATGTTGCAGCTACG ATATTTGCATTCATAGTGACTGCATGTTACGCCTGTAGCATGATCATGGGCTTCAGGAGATGGAGAAAATAG